From Plasmodium relictum strain SGS1 genome assembly, chromosome: 8, the proteins below share one genomic window:
- the HDA2 gene encoding histone deacetylase 2, putative — MKSKILNKSTKNENKNILIKNDNLSHLKNPNKKLTYNNLFIEKCSGLNDVNGNIKDSYLMKKIKANDNKKFILDLKDLCHKEIYINNLGNLNIENFKSENTLNIPNYKKKKKKNWDPIDEKETNYIDISNANSDNLYIFENVNKKFNKRLKHKCKNNTIKENFKNTKKHCSKIWKDDENNKKKDKLQKLYISINKNAQKETQDNKNFCRNIFGIDDISYKECQNELTYKICEKKRNCNNIYGNNNTIYKKSGNNNESNFFKLADDDKNNHLKLGNNHKNDSFEIINNNAEYDCIGFVCDEEYMCENFHFDEDHVESPDRIKCIIKELKEKSVINKMIQIKCREALFDEIKQCHSSRHINNIFYSLKKKLKYKKKRVIYPFDKHDTYYTSHTGIVSKRAIGGLLNLCDAILSDKNEKFKFIDFKKSILYNYNFFKNVSHNNINKYEGSKINNFIHLKRSESDSNLHIREKSKNNIFTEHCENSIFRNQDIYIEICNNNDIYYDNNYKVDNNYYKENFINAKPEGNPIYSGLDNIYNIQNYKMFKKNYRSYSTSMFNMNDCNNNNSFTDITCGFAAIRPPGHHCSKNNSSGFCIFNNISIACKYISKKYGIKKIFIFDWDVHHNNGTQEIFYSDKDVLCFSIHRFDKKKVKINKKKNNTKNANENSNNKNMKKSNKKAKKSCKVNEENLFFPCSGAKNELGDKNGYMFNINVPLEKGYNNCDVYYVFKYLLIPMLKKFQPEFIFISCGFDASVNDPLGECNLTHNLYHWMTLQLKNFANIFCNGRIILVLEGGYNLNYLPKCTLACIKALIKKNTNSKQENAIKKLHSSKYMKKSSKEILMNKQNNISFETNISNKFYSHSSTKKFYYNPENFLDKKTNIENTNVFNLDNFSNCINFNYNLNNDTQNNFYKLRNYLDCYNKSIELYNKDTHINTTSKKKKLLATSKLHYSTYKVIKYFSCILKGDPFHLDIKLPPYNYFIKKEVAIYKNKKNPKETITKDKLKMENKLFDNYCSSGIINLINLKENKIKLNDFTQKCIKYSSESSTTISNISHRDLCISNDETEYDTSYSSKNSKKKVIILNRLKLKIGKDINASSYFPIINMEKKGKEKKKKKSNYNIIENLNKNVETWDLTNLGNNDQTNYSEINDLNNSSINCDLTNLKYNEEQMMNSFKMYTKRKKGFIFFFGSGHKNQWILPVHKKITKIIKLCSESEAYFYAWLYLCCRKKICIAKTKENYSSILEDKEKICSIPIYREFSDDKIRLAKQFLKFTVPCYYVFLKENQINELNNEKITKTYFSIEKNLYDSMDTYTDKCISEILKSIHPIKKNYNSSKKNYTINPTELINVNDLKKNCTKEDTSKKNYACKQDENKAKSFKQSIMPTVDENIMNLHNKSYNFFKSSYNEKNNVGKNACITDIEYKNRIKKKKKKKKEKTECDLMNSPKKSLKKEKKAAICLSNVLSTMRHPCVIDIKMGIRLYGDNCNKESIQKKIEKAKNRSCLSHGFHLTSLIGWCKKKKKPFFISKEDAHSIKNDDDFVNAFISYFFACDNICLSILLIKKILLILERMKIFFENQNYFAFYGSSLLFVFDSDPSKNKSEYISEKNVNQINLLSSQDNKSKKETCINEIKRNERRKQEKNYNNERKNYEEIYDFKEEIEKLFEESLTNEEKKIYMDNKLNTKILKSADVYIIDFAHASLNTNEKDEGFLLGIISLHRILKKTIEKIKNFHLNNNLDL; from the coding sequence ATGAAAagcaaaattttaaataagagtaccaaaaatgaaaataaaaatattttaattaaaaacgaTAATTTAtctcatttaaaaaatcccAATAAAAAATTGACATACAACAATTTATTTATCGAAAAATGTAGCGGTCTAAATGATGTTAATGGAAATATAAAGGATtcatatttaatgaaaaaaattaaagccaatgataacaaaaaatttattttagatTTAAAGGATTTATGTCATAAagaaatatacataaataatttaggtaatttaaatatagagAATTTTAAGTCAGAAAATACGCTAAATATTccaaattataaaaaaaaaaaaaaaaaaaattgggaTCCTATTgatgaaaaagaaacaaaTTATATAGATATTAGTAATGCTAATAGTgacaatttatatatatttgaaaatgtgaataaaaaattcaataaaaGATTAAAGCATAAGTGCAAAAATAATactataaaagaaaattttaaaaatacaaaaaagcACTGTTCTAAAATTTGGAAAGATGatgaaaacaataaaaagaaagataaattacaaaaattatatatttctataaataaaaatgctcAAAAAGAAACtcaagataataaaaatttctgtAGAAATATTTTCGGAATTGATGACATTAGTTATAAAGAATGCCAAAATGAACTTACTTATAAAAtatgtgaaaaaaaaaggaattgcaataatatatatggtaataataatactatatataaaaaatctgGAAATAATAAcgaaagtaatttttttaaattggcagatgatgataaaaataaccACTTAAAATTGGGAAATAATCATAAAAATGATTcttttgaaataataaataataatgcaGAATATGATTGTATAGGTTTCGTATGTGATGAAGAATATATGTgtgaaaattttcattttgatGAAGATCATGTAGAAAGTCCTGATAGAATAAAATGtattataaaagaattaaaagaaaaaagtgttataaataaaatgattcAAATAAAGTGCAGAGAAGCTTTATTCGATGAAATAAAGCAATGTCATTCAAGTAGgcatattaataatattttttattcattgaaaaaaaaattaaaatataaaaagaaaagagtTATATACCCTTTTGACAAACATGATACTTATTATACTTCACATACGGGAATTGTATCTAAAAGAGCTATTGGAGGATTGTTAAATTTATGTGATGCAATTTTGTCTGATAAAAATGAGAAGTTTAAATTTATTGACTTTAAAAAATcaattctttataattataatttttttaaaaatgtttcccataataatataaataaatatgagggaagtaaaataaataattttattcatttaaagCGTTCTGAGTCGGATAGTAATTTACATATTAgagaaaaatcaaaaaataatatatttactgAGCATTGTGAAAATAGCATATTTAGAAACCAAGATATCTATATAGAAATCTGTAATAATAACGATATttattatgataataattataaagttgataataattattataaagaaaatttcatTAATGCGAAACCAGAAGGAAACCCAATATATAGTGGCTTAGAtaacatatataatatacaaaactataaaatgtttaaaaaaaattatcgcAGTTATTCTACTAGTATGTTTAACATGAATGattgtaataataataattcttttactGATATAACTTGCGGTTTTGCTGCAATTAGACCTCCTGGCCATCATTGTAGTAAAAATAACTCCTCTggattttgtatttttaataatataagtattgcttgtaaatatatatctaaaaaatatgggattaaaaaaatttttatttttgattgGGATGTGCATCATAACAATGGAACAcaagaaatattttatagtGACAAAGATGTCCTATGCTTTTCTATACATAGAtttgacaaaaaaaaagtaaaaataaataagaaaaaaaataacacaAAAAATGCAAACGAAAattctaataataaaaatatgaaaaagagCAATAAGAAAGCAAAAAAATCATGTAAagtaaatgaagaaaatttgttttttccATGTAGTGGAGCAAAAAACGAATTAGGAGATAAAAATGGTTATATGTTTAATATTAATGTACCATTAGAAAAAGGATATAATAATTGCGATGTTTATTatgtatttaaatatttactaATACCAATGTTGAAAAAATTTCAACctgaatttatttttatatcatgCGGTTTTGATGCATCCGTTAATGATCCATTAGGAGAATGCAATCTTACTCATAATTTATATCATTGGATGACtttacaattaaaaaattttgcaaatattttttgtaatgGTAGAATTATTTTAGTTTTAGAGGGAGGatataatttgaattatttacCTAAATGTACTTTGGCATGCATAAAAgcattaattaaaaaaaatactaactCCAAACAAGAAAATGCCATAAAAAAGTTACATTCTagtaaatatatgaaaaaaagttCAAAAGAGATACTTATGAATAAgcaaaataatatttcatttgaAACTAATATTAGTAATAAATTCTATTCTCATTCAtctacaaaaaaattttattataaccctgaaaattttttagataaaaaaacaaatattgaaaatacAAATGTATTTAATTTAGATAACTTTTCCAATTGCATTAATTTTAACTATAACTTAAATAATGATacacaaaataatttttacaaaCTAAGAAATTATTTGGATTGCTACAACAAATCTatagaattatataataaagataCCCATATAAATACAacgtcaaaaaaaaaaaaattattagcaACTAGTAAATTGCATTATTCTACATATAaagttataaaatatttttcatgtATATTAAAAGGAGATCCTTTTCATTTGGATATAAAACTACCGCcatataattatttcataaaGAAAGAAGTTgcaatatataaaaataaaaaaaatcctAAGGAAACAATAACTAAAGATAAActaaaaatggaaaataaattatttgataaTTATTGCAGCAGTGGAATTATTAATCTAATAAatctaaaagaaaataaaataaaactaaaTGATTTTACTCAAAAATGCATAAAATATTCTTCAGAATCATCAACAACAATATCGAATATATCTCATAGGGATTTATGCATATCTAATGACGAAACAGAATATGATACTTCATACAGCTCCAAAAAcagcaaaaaaaaagttataatattaaatagattaaaattaaagataGGTAAAGATATTAATGCTTCGTCATATTTTCCAATTATaaatatggaaaaaaaaggtaaagaaaagaaaaaaaaaaaatcaaattataatataattgaaaatttaaataaaaatgtggAGACATGGGACTTAACAAATTTAGGAAATAATGATCAAACAAATTATTCAGAAATTAATGATTTAAACAATAGCTCTATTAATTGCGATTTaactaatttaaaatataatgaagaaCAAATGATGAATTCTTTTAAGATGtatacaaaaagaaaaaagggttttatttttttctttggaAGTGGGCATAAGAATCAATGGATTTTGCCAGTtcacaaaaaaataacaaaaataataaaactgTGTTCAGAATCGGAAGCTTATTTTTATGCCTGGTTATATTTATGTtgcagaaaaaaaatatgtattgcaaaaacaaaagaaaattacTCGTCCATATTAGAAGATAAAGAGAAAATTTGTAGCATTCCTATATACAGAGAATTTTCCGATGACAAAATAAGATTAGCaaaacaatttttaaaatttactgTTCCTTGTTATTATGTTTTTCTAAAAGAAAATCagataaatgaattaaataatgagAAGATTacaaaaacatatttttctATTGAAAAAAACTTATATGACTCAATGGATACATACACTGACAAATGTATATCAGAAATCTTAAAAAGTATTCAccctattaaaaaaaattataatagtagtaaaaaaaattacacaaTTAATCCTACTGAATTAATAAAtgtaaatgatttaaaaaaaaattgtacaAAAGAAGATACtagcaaaaaaaattatgcttGCAAGcaagatgaaaataaagcAAAAAGTTTTAAGCAAAGCATTATGCCAACTGtagatgaaaatattatgaatCTTCACAATAAAagctataattttttcaaatcaagttataatgaaaaaaacaaCGTAGGAAAAAATGCGTGCATAACTGatattgaatataaaaataggatcaaaaaaaaaaagaaaaaaaaaaaagaaaaaacagaATGTGATTTAATGAATAGTCCTAAAAAgtctttaaaaaaagaaaaaaaagctGCTATTTGTCTAAGTAATGTATTAAGTACTATGAGACATCCTTGTGTTATCGATATAAAAATGGGCATTCGTTTATATGGAGATAATTGCAATAAGGAATCAATTCAGAAGAAAATTGAAAAAGCTAAGAATAGATCTTGTTTATCACATGGATTTCATTTAACGAGTTTGATAGGTTggtgtaaaaaaaaaaagaaacctTTCTTTATATCAAAAGAAGATGCACATTCTATTAAGAATGATGATGATTTTGTGAATGCTTTTATTTCATACTTTTTTGCATGTGATAATATTTGTCTTtctattcttttaataaaaaaaatattattaatattagaaAGGATGaagattttttttgaaaatcaAAACTATTTTGCTTTTTATGGATCAAGcttattatttgtttttgaCTCAGATCCCTCcaaaaataaaagtgaaTATATTAGTGAAAAGAATGTtaatcaaataaatttattatcatCACAAGacaataaaagtaaaaaggAAACTTGTAtcaatgaaataaaaagaaatgaaagaagaaaacaagaaaaaaattataataatgaaaggaaaaattatgaagaaaTATATGACTTTAAGGAAGAAATTGAAAAACTTTTTGAAGAGTCGTTAactaatgaagaaaaaaagatatatatggataataaattaaatacaaaaatattaaaaagcgctgatgtatatataattgaTTTTGCTCATGCAAGTTTAAATACAAATGAAAAGGATGAAGGGTTTTTATTAGGAATAATATCTCTTCATcgtattttgaaaaaaacaatcgaaaaaatcaaaaattttcacttaaataataatttggaTCTGTGA
- a CDS encoding eukaryotic translation initiation factor 3 subunit 7, putative, which produces MSTFKISGIVNCRSWGPDAKNEELVNYCMPEIKKYQFEPSMKFERIGKICDFTSSNYQKNLKDINKNTNDANTLEEELQFQTVDLRASQKQKGNLYSKKKIHNKQTTQAFTQKQQDEDNLYSSRIKTAEQKKQKLLQQAKTARINARHRIFTEWSIEPTPVWTVECEILFNELPKKLIKLDHFKIEDICFKGKTLYYDKKIENINVKNPPALMHLNKDLDYLASKTKDDKSLMDIIPTEENKCKEENTFLIVSTDQILACLMSSVQSKYSWHLLITKEGNKIIIDKDEDSIVDLLTVNENSIDAPTQDNENKINSLQALGFEAIKINQRFRKQVLLKNEIAEEYENALFRTKTNKPSDVLYRYRKISIPPLTNSNLKKNYTLITRGEIHSKIKGSNNSYIYICALNEYDIKSHKNWRSQIENQKGALLANEIRNNTSKLQKFICQALLSGCDDLKLGFISRKTINDAENHHILSIQSHKTKDLSTQIGLKYENIWGIVRYITDIISERPDGKYVILKDPLKPLLRLYCTNDDDNN; this is translated from the coding sequence ATGTCCACTTTTAAAATAAGCGGAATTGTAAATTGCAGATCATGGGGGCCCGATGCAAAAAATGAGGAATTAGTAAATTACTGTATGcctgaaataaaaaaatatcaatttGAGCCATCCATGAAATTTGAAAGAATAGGAAAGATATGTGATTTTACCAGTAGTAATTATCAGAAAAacttaaaagatataaataaaaatacaaatgatGCAAATACGTTAGAAGAAGAGTTACAATTTCAAACTGTTGATTTGCGTGCAAGTCAAAAGCAAAAGGGAAATTTAtatagcaaaaaaaaaattcataataaACAGACTACTCAGGCATTTACTCAAAAACAACAAGATGAAGATAATTTATATAGCAGTAGAATAAAAACAGcagaacaaaaaaaacaaaaactaTTACAACAAGCAAAAACAGCTAGAATTAATGCAAGGCATAGAATTTTCACTGAATGGAGTATTGAACCTACTCCAGTATGGACAGTTGAATGTGAAATATTGTTTAATGAATTaccaaaaaaattaataaaattagatCATTTTAAAATTGAAGATATATGCTTTAAAGGAAAAACACTATATTATGATaagaaaattgaaaatataaatgtaaaaaaccCTCCTGCTCTAAtgcatttaaataaagatttaGATTATTTAGCTTCAAAAACAAAAGATGATAAATCTTTGATGGATATAATACCTactgaagaaaataaatgtaaagaagaaaatacatttttaattgtttCAACAGATCAAATTTTAGCTTGTCTCATGTCTTCTGTTCAATCAAAATATTCATGGCATTTATTAATTACAAAAGaaggaaataaaattatcattGATAAAGACGAAGATTCAATTGTTGATTTATTGACAGTTAATGAGAATTCTATCGATGCACCAACAcaagataatgaaaataaaattaacagTTTACAAGCATTAGGTTTTGAAGCCATAAAAATTAATCAGAGATTTAGAAAACaagtattattaaaaaatgaaatagcAGAAGAATATGAAAATGCTCTTTTTCGAACGAAAACTAATAAGCCATCTGATGTCCTTTATAGATACAGAAAAATTAGTATACCCCCCTTAACTAATagtaacttaaaaaaaaattatacattgATAACAAGAGGAGAAATTCATTCAAAAATTAAAGGATCTAATAATtcatacatttatatatgtgCTTTAAATGAATATGATATTAAGAGTCATAAAAATTGGAGATCCCAAATTGAAAATCAAAAGGGAGCACTTTTAGCAAATGAAATTCGTAATAATACAtcaaaattacaaaaattcaTTTGCCAAGCATTATTAAGTGGATGTGATGATTTAAAATTAGGTTTTATTTCAAGAAAAACTATTAATGATGCAGAAAATCATCATATATTATCTATACAATCACATAAAACAAAAGATTTATCTACTCAAATTGgtttaaaatatgaaaatatatggGGTATTGTTAGATATATTACTGATATTATTTCTGAAAGACCAGACGGAAAGTATGTTATACTCAAAGATCCGTTGAAGCCTCTTTTACGTTTGTATTGCACAAACGACGACGAtaataactaa
- the ApiAP2 gene encoding transcription factor with AP2 domain(s), putative: MEALVTDKDISIKNDNGNENNSELLIEHPNLNDHDNELNYEKKDDMDIPMNFNDQDKLDVPSLVEICKQQLIVILKDMCADSNNSDEKASFMYHLNRLRSAVTVVDLHNYIAVFGPCLSYNKLPSTWNISVCDYLKQQLNILRAADSQQNSNNFMNYYELHNDFDDVINEKKMSTNNSIQGNINSNNINSQSSMKGTMHMNSTNNSMNYSFCDQDDKMVEDYYECLMRTKLSEESPDCLKYMMNTKNDSLSNTEVENVISYLKKYEVKSNKNSNKMEDDTKYNKDSDYDYQEEYLKDKALYDSDIDEQHHIENSMHNNRTINDNVNNLANNNTNTNNNNNNNTNNSNVSNKNGSLKSDRMKKNDVNNWTRSNTEGHPEYLPRIPGVRFNPKKQQWLAAWNDNTREIRRYFSVKQYGFEQARILAVKARQEAEKAGARCKPMFHVHGRKAVDTLSNDIMKNDMEENYNNTLSNNAIGNDLLNKKELIKSENKGLKRGRGRPPKRKLSEDSQLSLDDVEQNFCRNNENMELMECMESFDKDCTRPMKGVSYNDRKGSWLAYWSIGKNFQMRRFPIKKLGFEKAKELAIQCRLEAEQAGATTTENRTKRMRNLLTLNSDNTLEAMMEHNSLENDENLNDKNVNGNILVSQMQNFGNTTMNNNIPPTKMPHSDEQESEIDFSPTKRTRAPRGRRMESLTARASALTPVEGVRFDPYSYSWFAKYLENENSKEPKISKYLLKKWGFNKAHSLAVHTVKCAYKAVPFTDEELINIFNVDAKNLINNQNSLINLGFNDTFHNNNNNMNNNNLNTNNFNNINNNNSNNNIMNNLNIMNNTINSNMDNNINNNFNNINSYNGNTNSISIINNNLNNNIDNNVDNSNINSNNKVNINNSSGSSNNNINSNNNNNNLINNNNNDLNINTNNKINIMNNYAFNNNNNMNNDNVNNINNYNINNNNAPKTGNIISSNLISSNLNNSLKTNIGNINNMDNNKLSNFMNNHNINNNNYCPGEILNTNILDENHINMINANSKVDNSSNSNNNTNVINSNSENHMNINGCILNNNVIDYHNQNNNIKISAHLTNVVSSNPVDNIMTPHINEIPINHTNDANVSSVDANYNISSNNNNNNSNINSENAINSETINLNSNDINNEKHTALNNIEHPMDNRNILNIINEQTNLDNNSNIDNSNSYSNNHYSKNPNNNFNSYTNDSANANNLINTSQNEPSDSSLYYMNVKPEIKTEQ; encoded by the coding sequence ATGGAAGCATTGGTAACTGATAAAGATATTAgtattaaaaatgataatggAAATGAAAATAACAGTGAATTATTAATTGAACATCCAAATTTAAATGATCAcgataatgaattaaattatgaaaaaaaggaTGATATGGATATACCAATGAATTTTAATGATCAAGATAAATTAGATGTACCATCTTTAGTAGAAATATGTAAGCAACAACTAATTGtaatattaaaagatatGTGTGCAGATTCTAATAATTCAGATGAAAAAGCATCTTTTATGTATCATTTAAATAGATTAAGAAGTGCAGTAACAGTAGTGGATTTACATAATTATATAGCTGTATTTGGTCCATGTTTaagttataataaattacCCTCTACTTGGAATATATCTGTATGTGATTATTTAAAACAGCAACTAAATATACTTAGAGCTGCTGATTCTCAGCAAAattctaataattttatgaattattATGAATTACATAATGATTTTGATGAtgtaataaatgaaaaaaaaatgagcaCTAATAATTCAATACAAGGAAAtattaattcaaataatataaattctcAGTCTTCCATGAAAGGAACGATGCATATGAATTCTACGAATAATAGTATGAATTATTCATTTTGTGATCAAGATGATAAGATGGTTGAAGATTATTATGAATGTTTAATGAGGACAAAGTTATCTGAAGAATCACCTGATTgcttaaaatatatgatgaACACAAAAAATGACTCTTTAAGTAATACAGAGGTAGAAAATGTAAtatcatatttaaaaaaatacgaAGTCAaatctaataaaaattcaaataaaatggAAGATGATACCAAGTATAATAAAGATTCTGATTATGATTATCAAGAGGAGTATTTAAAGGACAAAGCATTATATGATTCTGATATAGATGAACAACATCATATTGAAAATAGTATGCACAATAATCGAACTATTAATGATAACGTAAATAATTTAgctaataataatactaatactaacaataataataataataatacaaataatagTAATGTGAGTAATAAAAACGGAAGTTTAAAATCAGATAGAATGAAAAAGAATGACGTCAATAATTGGACTAGATCAAATACAGAGGGGCATCCTGAATATCTTCCCAGAATACCAGGGGTACGATTTAACCCCAAAAAACAACAATGGTTAGCTGCATGGAATGATAACACTAGGGAAATAAGGAGATATTTTTCTGTAAAGCAATATGGATTTGAGCAAGCTCGAATTTTAGCTGTAAAAGCAAGGCAAGAAGCAGAAAAAGCAGGTGCAAGATGTAAGCCAATGTTTCATGTGCATGGTAGGAAAGCAGTAGATACATTATCCAAcgatataatgaaaaatgatatggaagaaaattataacaatACACTTTCAAATAATGCTATTGgtaatgatttattaaataaaaaagaactaATTAAATCTGAAAATAAAGGGTTAAAAAGAGGAAGAGGAAGACCTCCTAAAAGGAAATTAAGTGAAGATTCTCAATTATCATTAGATGATGTAGAACAAAATTTTTGtagaaataatgaaaatatggAATTAATGGAATGCATGGAATCTTTTGATAAGGATTGCACAAGACCTATGAAAGGAGTATCTTACAATGATAGAAAAGGTTCTTGGCTTGCTTATTGGTCAATCGggaaaaattttcaaatgaGAAGATTtcctataaaaaaattaggaTTTGAGAAAGCAAAAGAATTAGCTATACAATGTAGATTAGAAGCAGAGCAAGCTGGTGCAACAACAACAGAAAATAGAACAAAGCGTATGAGGAATTTATTAACTCTTAATTCAGATAATACTCTAGAAGCAATGATGGAGCATAATTCGTtagaaaatgatgaaaatttaaatgataaaaatgttaATGGGAATATATTAGTTTCGCAAATGCAAAATTTTGGTAATACTACaatgaataataatattccACCGACAAAAATGCCTCATAGTGATGAACAAGAGAGTGAAATTGATTTTTCTCCAACTAAAAGAACGCGAGCACCAAGAGGAAGAAGAATGGAAAGTTTAACTGCGCGAGCTAGTGCACTAACTCCTGTTGAAGGAGTTCGATTTGATCCTTATTCTTATTCTTGGTTTGCtaaatatttagaaaatgaaaattccAAGGAGCCAAAAATCTCTAAatacttattaaaaaaatgggGATTTAATAAAGCACATAGTTTAGCTGTGCACACTGTAAAATGCGCCTATAAGGCAGTTCCATTTACTGATGAagaattaattaatatatttaatgtaGATGCAAAAAATCTTATTAATAATCAGAAcagtttaataaatttagGATTTAATGATACatttcataataataataataatatgaataacaataatttgaatactaataattttaataatattaacaataataatagtaataataatattatgaaTAACCTGAATATTATGAATAATACTATCAATAGTAATAtggataataatataaacaataattttaataacatTAATAGTTATAATGGCAATACTAATAGTAttagtattattaataataatttaaataacaatATTGATAACAACGTTGATAATAGCAAtataaatagtaataataaagttaatattaataacagTAGTGGtagtagtaataataatattaatagcaataataataataataatttaataaataataataataatgacttaaatataaatacaaataataaaataaatattatgaataattatgcttttaataataataataatatgaataatgataatgtaaataatataaataattataatataaataataataatgcaCCCAAAACTGGAAATATAATTAGTAGTAATTTAATTTCAAGTAACTTAAATAATAGTTTAAAAACAAACATtggtaatataaataatatggataataataaattgaGCAATTTTATGAACAatcataatataaataataataattattgtCCTGGTGAAATTTTGAATACAAACATTTTAGATGAAAATCATATTAATATGATAAATGCAAATAGTAAAGTAGACAACAGTAGTAATAGcaataataatacaaatgTGATAAATAGTAACTCAGAAAATCATATGAATATTAATGGttgtattttaaataataatgttatTGACTATCataatcaaaataataacataaaaattagTGCACATTTAACTAATGTAGTATCATCAAATCCAGTAGATAATATAATGACACCTCATATTAACGAAATTCCTATAAATCATACAAATGATGCTAATGTTAGTTCGGTAGATgcaaattataatatttcttcaaacaataacaataataattcaaatattaACTCAGAAAATGCAATTAATAGCGAAacaattaatttaaatagtaatgatattaataatgaaaaacatactgctttaaataatattgagCATCCTATGgataatagaaatattttaaatataataaatgaacAAACCAATTTGGATAATAACTCAAATATTGATAACAGTAACAGCTATTCAAATAATCATTACTCTAAAAATCCaaacaataattttaattcttaCACTAATGACAGTGCAAATGCAAACAATTTAATTAACACTAGTCAGAATGAACCTAGTGATTCATCTTTGTATTATATGAATGTAAAACCAGAAATAAAAACGGAGCAATAA